GCGCCTCGAGCATGGCCCGCAGCTCGGGGCTGACCAGGTGGCCGACCACGGAGACGAAGCCGACCGCGCCGACCGACAGCAGCGGCAGGTTCAGCATGTCGTCGCCGGAGTACCAGGCGAGGCGGGAGCGGGCGATGGCCCAGCTGGCGCGTCCGAGGTCGCCCTTGGCGTCCTTGTTGGCGACGATGCGCGGGTGCTCGGCGAGCCGGACCATGGTCTCGGTGCCGATCGGGACACCGCTGCGGCCCGGGATGTCGTAGAGCATGACCGGCAGGCCGGTGGCGTCGGCGATGGCGGTGAAGTGCCGGAGGAGGCCCTCCTGCGGCGGCTTGCTGTAGTACGGCGTGACGGCCAGCAGCCCGTGGGCACCGGCCTGCTCGGCGGCGCGGGCGAGCTCCACACTGTGCCGGGTGTCATTGGTGCCCGCTCCGGCCACGACGTGGGCGCGGTCGCCGACCGCCTCCACCACGGCGCGTACGAGCTGGGCTTTCTCCGCATCGCTGGTGGTGGGGGACTCGCCGGTGGTGC
This genomic interval from Streptomyces asiaticus contains the following:
- the dapA gene encoding 4-hydroxy-tetrahydrodipicolinate synthase, with protein sequence MAPTSTSQTPFGRVLTAMVTPFTTDGALDLDGAQRLAVHLVEAGNDGLIVNGTTGESPTTSDAEKAQLVRAVVEAVGDRAHVVAGAGTNDTRHSVELARAAEQAGAHGLLAVTPYYSKPPQEGLLRHFTAIADATGLPVMLYDIPGRSGVPIGTETMVRLAEHPRIVANKDAKGDLGRASWAIARSRLAWYSGDDMLNLPLLSVGAVGFVSVVGHLVSPELRAMLEAHLAGDVAKATEIHQKLLPVFTGMFRTQGVITTKAALALQGQPAGPLRLPLVELTAEETEQLKRDLAAGGVQL